In Phycisphaerae bacterium RAS2, the DNA window GGCCCGGCGCGACGGCGGCGCATGGCGCGAACGATTTGAAACCGTGCGCGATCTTTACGAGACAGCCGATCTTCCGGCGCATGGGAACGACGTTCAGACAGACGTCGCGCAGCCGGCCATCGTGGCGGCGGAGCTGGCGGCGCTTCGGGCGCTGGAGCGGCTGGGCATCGCGGCGCAGGTCGCGGCGGGGCATAGTTTGGGCGAGCTGACGGCGCTGCACTGGGCCGGCGCGATGGACGAGCCGGCGCTGTTCCGCGTCGCGACGGCGCGAGGCCGTGCAATGGCCGATCTGCCCGAGCCGCATGGCGCGATGGCGGCGATCATGGCCTCGGCGGACGAAGTCGAGGCGATGGCCGCGGGAACGGGCGCGGTGGTCTCGGCGATCAACGCGCCGGACCTGACAGTTGTGTCGGGCGAGTGCGCGGCCATGGCGCAGGTCATGGCCCGGGCCGACGCGCGCGGGATCGGCGCGACGCGCCTGAAGGTTTCACACGCATTTCATTCGCCGCTCGTCAGTCGCGCGGCCGGTCCGCTGGCGGAGCAATTACGTCGTGAGTCGCTGCGGCCGCTTTCGCGCCGGGTCGTGTCGACCATCACGGGGCGTGAGCTGCCGGCCGATGCGAATCTCGAAGAATTGCTGGTTACACAGGTGACCGCGCCGGTTCGCTTCACCGATGCCGTGCGGCGAATGGCCCACGACGTGGACCTGTTGATCGAGGCGGGCCCGGGCCGGGTGCTGGGCGGGTTGATCGGCCGATTCGCGCCGACGCCCGTTGTGTCGATGGATGCCGCGAGCGATTCGGTGCGGGGTTTGTTGTGTACCGCCGGAGCGGTTCACGCGATCGGCGCGCCGGTTCGGGTAAGCGCCCTGTTTGAAGACCGGTTGACGCGGCCGTTCGATTTGAATCGGCGGCTTCGTTTCATCGCCAGCCCTTGCGAGTCGGCGCCGATTCTCGATTGCGCCGGCGGCGTCACCACGCCGGCCCGCGCGCCGGGAACGGGCGAAGACGTTGCGAGTGAAGCGACGGATGTCGCGATGAACTCCGGCGAATCGGCATTAAGCGTCGTGCGCGAGCTGGTCGCGCAAAAGGCGGAGCTTCCCGTTGAGTCCGTCACGGAGTGCAGCCGTCTGCTGGGCGATCTGCACCTCAATTCAATCGTCGTCGGACAGATTGCCGTCGCGGCATGCAAACGGTTGGGCTTGCCCGCGCCGGTCTCGCCGACGGCTTACGCCGGCGCGACGGTCGGCGGCCTGGCGCAGGCGCTGGACGAGCTTCGCGCGACCGGCCGGGAGACGTCGGAGGATGCGGGCAGCGCGGACGATGCTCCGCCCGCGGGCGTCGATAGTTGGGTGCGGCCGTTCGTGGTGACGTGGCGCGAGCGACCGTTGCGACCGGCCGATGCACACGAGCTTGATGCCACGAATGAGGCACTTCGCGAGCGCGAGTCGGCGGCGCTGGCGGCGGCGGCGGGCGATGGCTGGCGGGTGATCGCGCATCAACTTTGCCCGTTTAAGGGGCGGATCAGCGCGGCACTCGCGCGCGGCGGTCGCGGCGCGGGCGTGCTGGTTTGCGTGCCGCCGCAATACGCCGAGAGCAGCCCGGCCATGTTGCTGGAGGGCGCACGAGCGGTGTTGCAGGACAACAGCCCCGCGCGGCTGGTGATCGTGCAGGACGGGCGTGAAGGAGAGTTGCCCGGCGGGATGGGCGCCGAGGCATTCGCGCGAACGCTGCATTTGGAAGCGCCCCACGTGGCGGTGAGCGTGGTGCATGTCCCGACGGCGCACGAGAAGGCCGTCGAGTGGGTGATGACGGAGACGCGGCATGCCGAGGGCTTCCGTGAAGTGCGATACGACGCGCAGGGTCGGCGATACGAGCCGGTCCTGACGCCGTTGACAGCGCCAATAGCGCAGTCAATCGACGTTGAACTGAAAGAGCCGATTGCGCGGGCAATCGGTTCATCCGAACCACAACCCATCCTCTCACCGGATTCGACTGCTTGCGCAGACGGTTCTTTGAATTCGGGCGACGTGTTGCTTGTGACCGGTGGTGGCAAGGGCATCGCCGCGGAGTGCGCGATGGAGCTGGCTCTGGAGACAGGTGTAAAATTAGCACTGCTGGGGCGGTCGGACCCGGCCCGCGATACGGAGCTTTCGGCCAATCTCGCGCGATTTGAGCAGTCGGGCGTTGCGTTCAAGTATCTTCGCGCCGATGTGACCGATGCCGAGTCGGTTTCGGCGGCGGTGCGCGAGGCCGAGCGGGCGCTGGGGCCGGTGACGGCGTTTTTGCACGGGGCCGGCGCGAACACACCGAAGCTCATTGCGGAGCTCGATAAGCAGGCGTTCAACGAGACGCTTCTGCCGAAGGTGCAGGGCGCGCGAAACGTGCTTGCGGCGGTGGACGCGGATCGATTAAAGCTGTTTGTCGCGTTCGGGTCGCTGATCGCGCGGGCCGGCATGGCGGGCGAGGCCGATTACGCCGTCGCGAACGACTGGCTTGGGTCGCTGGTGGAGCGGTGGGGGGCGCAGCATCCACACTGCCGGTCGCTGGCGATTGAGTGGTCGGTCTGGTCGGGCGTCGGCATGGGAGAGCGGCTGGGACGGATCGACGCGCTGGCGCGGCAGGGCATCCGCGCGATCACACCGGACGAAGGTGTGCGCGTGATGAAGCGCCTTTTCGCACGCGACACGCCGTCGCGTGTGCTGGTCACGAGCCGATTCGGCGACGCGCCGACGATGGCCCTCGAAGGGCCGTCGCTTCCGTTCCGCCGATTCCTGGAATCGCCGCGAGTCTATTACCCAGGCGTGGAGCTGATCGTCGATGCGAACCTCTCCCCTGCGTCCGATCCGCACCTGGATGATCATGTGTTTCACGGCGAGCGCTTGTTCGCAGCGGTCCTTGGGCTGGAAGCCATGGCGCAGACGGCGATGGCCGTCGCTGGCTCCGATGCGCCGCCGAACTTTGAAAACGTGCAATTGGCGCAGCCGATCGTGGTGCCCGATTCCGGCGTAACGATTCGCATCGCGGCGCTGGTGCGTGACGATGGCACGGTCGATGTGGCCGTGCGCAGTGCGCAAACCGGTTTCGCCGTCGATCATTTCCGCGCTACCTGCCGATTTGGCTCCGCATTGATTCAGGACCGCGCCGTGTCGGACCGGATGATGTTTGCAGCACTCCCGCCGCGGCTGAATCTTGCTCCGGACACCGATTTGTACGGCAAGCTGCTTTTCCACACCGGCCGATTTCGCGTCGTGCGAGGCTATCATGTGCTCGCGGCGAAGGAATGCCTCGCAGAACTTGGTGAACCAGCGACGGACGACCTTGTGAATGGCAGCGCTCGCCGTTGGTTCGGCTCGTATCTGCCGGCCGATCTCATGCTCGGCTGCCCGGCCGCGCGGGATGGCACGATTCATGCGATTCAGGCATGTATCCCGCACGCGGCGATTCTGCCCACCGGCGTCGAGCGCATCGACGTTTACGCGGTGCGGGTGGACACAGCGCGATACGTCGAAGCGCGCGAGCGATCGCAGTGCGGCGCGGAATTCGTCTACGACGTGCGGGTCTTCGCGCCGGACGGAGCGCTGATCGAGGCATGGCACGGATTGAAACTCCGCGCGGTCGCTCCGGCCGCGCAACACGGCGCGCTCGCGCCGGTGCTGCTCGCGCCGAGTCTGGAGCGGCGTGCAGCGGAACTGCTCGGTGCCTCGGTGCGTGTCGCGCTGGTTGAGGAGCGTGGCGCGTCGCAGCCGAGCGCGAACGGAAACGGCCACGACGGAAACGGCACTGACTCCGCTACGATGGACCGTCGCGCGCAATCGGATGCGGCGCTAAGTGAATTGCTGGATTCGGATTCGCGCTGGTCGCGCCGCTCCGACGGGAAACTTGCGGCCCAGGATGGCCGCGGCGTGACGACGTCGCACGGCGCGGGGCTTACGCTTGCTGTCGCGGCAGACGACGCGACGGCGCTTGGTTGCGACATCGAGCCGGTGACGGCGCGGAGTCCCGATGCGTGGCGCGACCTGCTCGGCGCGGCGCGGTTCGCGCTGGCCCAGCAGATCGCCGGCGTCGCGGGAGAATCGCTCGACATGGCGGCAACCCGAGTGTGGACCATCATCGAGTGCGCGGCGAAAGCCGGGCTGTCGCACGACCTCCCGCTGACGCTGATGGATTTTCACCGCGACGGCTGGTTGACCATTCGCGCGGGCCGGGCGAGTGCCATGACGGCGGCGTTCGCGGCGAGCAATGAGCGGCCGGCCCTGGCCGTGGGCTTGCTGGCGATGAATGAAACGGTGGGGGCGCGGCATGCGGGCGTATGAGTGCCGGTTCGTCGTTGGGTTCGAAGAGACGAACCTCGTCGGGAACGTTTACTACGCAAATCACGTGCGATGGCAGGGCCGCTGCCGGGAAATGTTTCTGCGCGATCACGCACCCGAAGTGCTCGACGAGCTGCGCCGAGGCCTGGCGCTGGTGACGACGCGCGTGTCCTGCGAATACCTCGCGGAGCTGACGGCTTTCGACGAGGTGCTCATTCGCATGCGGCTGGCCGGCCTCACGCAGAACCAGGTCACGATGAAGTTCGAGTACTACCGCATTCGGGGCGGGCGCGAGGAATTGGCCGCTCGCGGCGAGCAGCAGATTGCCTGCATGCGCCGCCGAGGCGATGAGGTCGTGCCCGAACCGCTGACCGATGGCCTGCGCAAAGCGCTTTCCGCCTACGCAGAGTAAGCACCGCCTCGTTCGCAAGGCGCTCCCATTCATCGCGTCGATCCGTTACAATTCGCATCCACGCATCGCGCGGCGGTCGTCGTGGAGTCGCTTGCCGCGCGGCGCCACCATTCATCGCGTGGAGGCGACCATGGCCCACGGGGATTGCGGCTGCGGCGGGGCGGACCACACCAAACCCAGTCGGCGCGAATTTGTGTACGTCGGGCTGGTCGGCGGGCTGGGCCTTGTCTTGCCCGAGTACCTTCAGAAACTCGCGCTGGCGGACCAAAAGCAATACGCGGCCAAGGCGGCCGTGGCCGATTCCGTCATCCACATCTTCCTGCCCGGCGGCATCAGCGCGCAGGAGTCGTTCGACCCCAAGCCCTATGCACCGATTGAGTATCGCGGCCCGCTCGGGACGGTGAACACGAGCCTGACCGGCGTGGCGTTCAGCGAATGCCTCGGCGAGACGGCGAAGATCGCCGACAAGCTCACCGTGATTCGCAGCCTGACGCACGGCGAAGCCGCGCACGAGCGCGGCACCCACAACATGTTCACCGGCTATCGTCCAAGTACGGCGCTGGCCTATCCCTCCTTCGGATCGGTCATTTCGCATGAACTCGGCGGGCGGAACGACCTGCCGCCGTACGTCTGTGTGCCGGGCATGCCGAACGAGTACGCCGGCTCGGGTTATTTGAGCAACAAATACGGGCCATTTTCGGTCGGGTCTGATCCGGCGGAGAGCAATTTCGCGGTGCGCGATCTGTCGCTGCCCGGCGACGTCGATCATCAGCGCTTCGAGCGCCGGCGGCGCATGCTCGACGCGGTGGACGCGCACTTCCACGCGATGGAGACCGGCGATGCCGTCGCGGCGATGGACGAGTTTTATCAGCGCGCGTACACGCTGCTAAGTTCGGCCAAGGCGCGCGAGGCGTTTCATCTCGCGGCCGAGCCGGAGGCGATTCGCAACGAATACGGTCGCCACGCGGCGGGCCAGCGAATGTTGCTATGCCGGCGGCTGGTCGAGGCGGGCGTGCGCTTCGTGTCGATGACGTTTGGAAGCTGGGACCATCACGCGGGCATCGCCGACGGCGTGCGCGGGCAGTTGCGGCAGTTCGACCAGGGCTTCGCGGCGTTGATTCGTGACCTGGATCGGCGCGGCCTGCTCGGCAGGACGCTCGTGATGGTGACGACGGAGTTCGGCCGCACGCCGAAGCTCAACCGCGACGCGGGGCGGGACCATTGGCCGCGCGTGTTCAGTGCGGTCTTGGCGGGGGGCGGGGTTCACGGGGGACTGGTCCACGGCGCGACCGACGCGACGGCGAGCGAACCGGCAAAGGACCCGGTCGGCATCGAGGACTTAGCTACTACCGTCTATAATCAACTCGGCATCCATGCCGACAAGGAGCTGATGGCCCCCGGCGGCCGGCCCGTGGAGATCGTGAACGGCGGCCGCGTGCTGACGGAGATTCTGGCGAAGCCCGCGTGATGATACGAAACGATCCGCGATCAGTTTCTAACCGAGCCGCGACCGCAGGGGAGCGGGTTCGTCTCGATCAAATTGCATCGAGTGTGTGCCACTGCTTCAAGCAGTGCCGGGCGGAGGCGTGGCCGCTGAACCGGGTGGCATGGCCGCGGCCATTGACGGCCATGCTTGGCGCGGCGGTTGCCATCGGCGTATTGGCCGTGGCGCTTCCGGTCCGTGCGGGCGAGCAGATGATGTCGACGAGCTCGCCGGCCTCCCCAACGAGTGCCCCGGCCGCACCGACCAGCGCCCCGGTGCCGCCACCCGCGCCGGTATTTGTCGCGGGCTCGCCGGAGCTTCACGACATCACACCGTCGGGCATGACGCGCGGCACGACGTGCGCGTTGACGCTGCGCGGAGCGAGGTTGAACGATGCCGCCGAACTGCTCTTCTACAAGCCGGGCATCACCGTCGCCGAGTTGAAGCCGGGCGAGAATAATACAATTGTAGCGACATGCGCCGTCGCGCCCGATTGCCCCCTCGGCGAACACCCGCTGCGGCTGCGCACGGCCGGCGGCGTCACCGAGCTTCGCACAGTCTGGGTCGGCGCGCTGCCGGTCGCGGCCGAGGTCGAACCGAACGGCGACTTCGGCGCGCCGCAGAAGATCGCATTGAACAGCACCATCGAGGGCGTTGTCACGCTCGAAGACGTGGACTATTTCGCGGTCGAAGCGAAGAAGGGACAGCGTCTCACCGCCGAAATCGAGGCCATGCGGCTTGGCCGCGCGATGTTTGACCCGGCCGTGGCAATCTTGGACTCGCGCCGCTTTGAGCAGGCCGTCAGCGACGATTCGGCCCTGCTGCTTCAGGACAGCGTCGCATCGATCGTCGTGCCGGCTGATGGGGTGTATGTGATCAGTGTGCGGGATGCGTCGCTGGGCGGCGGCGATCAAGCGCGATATCGGTTGCACGTCGGCACGTTTCCGCGCCCTCGCGTCGCTTATCCGCCTGTCGGGCGACCCGGGGAGGGACCGGTTGCCGCATTGCTGGGCGACGCCGCCGGGCCGATGCGCCAAGCGCTGGGCGTGATGCCGAGCGATGCCGCGGACGCGTGGCCCGTTTACGCAGCGGATGACACAGGTGTGTCACCTTCGCCGGTCTGGATGCGGCCGTGCCCGTACCCGGCGCGCGGCGAACCGCTGCCCGGCAATCCGCCGTCCGCACCGACCAGCGCGCCCGCCGAACCGGCCGTGCCCTCGGCACCCTGCGCCGTGTATGGCGTCATCGCCGTGCCGGGCGAAGTGGATCGCCATCGCTTCCGCGCAGCGAAAGGACAGGCCCTGGTCATCGAGTCGTACGCGCGGCGGCTGCGCAGCCCGCTCGATTGCATCGTGGAGGTGTTTGGCGCGGGCGGTCAGGGACTGGCCGGGGCCGATGATGGCGCGGGAGTCGACAGCGTTCTCAACTGGTCCGCACCAGCGGACGGAGAATACGAGCTTCGCGTACGCGATCACCTGGGCCGGGGTGGAGAGACGTTTGTATATGTCGTGGAAGTCGCCCCGCCGCGCCCCAGTCTCGCACTCTCGCTCGAGCGCGTCGATGCGAAGCGGCCGCAGCACTTGCAGGCCATCGCCGTGCCGCGCGGCAACCTTTTCGCCGTGCTGGTCCGCGCCGACCGGCAGAACACCGGCGGCGCGGCGACCCTGGAGTTTGGGAGCATTCCGAGCGGCCTTTCGGTGCACGAGTCGGGAATCGAGTCGGACCGCGGCGTGACGCCGGTTGTATTCGAGGCCGCCGCCGAGGCGCCGTTGGCTGGGTCGCTGGTGGACGTACGCGGTCGCATCAAGCCGGGCGAGGGGCTCGCTGATTTGGTCGGGGCGTTCCGACAGACCATTCCATTGATCATCGCGGCCCCGAATGAGACGGTTTACTACCAGACACACGTGGACCGGCTCGCCGTCGCCGTGACGCAGCCCGCGCCGTATCGGGTCGACGTGGAGCCGCCCAAATCGCCGCTCGCCCAGAACGGCACGAAGGCTCTGAAGGTTCGCGTCACGCGCGAGCCGGGCTTCACCGGCGACGTGACGCTCCAGATGCTGTGGAATCCTCCCGGCATCGCGTCGGCCGTGAACGTCCCCGTGTCCGCCGCCGCCATGGACGCCCTGTACCCGATTAGTGCCGCGCCCGACGCGCCAGTTCGCACGTCGAATCTCGTCATCCTCGCGCGGGCTGCGGTTGCCGGCGGCGATGTCTGGGTCTCCAGCGCGCTCACGCCGTTGCAGGTCGAGCGGCCTTTCGTGAACGGAACGATTCAATTGGCCGCGGCGCAGCGAAATCAGACCGCGTCGCTGCTCGTGAAGCTGGAGCCGGTGCGGCCGTTCGAGGGGACGGCGACGTTGACAATGCTCGGCCTACCGCCGCATGTGACGTGTTCGCCGAAACCGATCACTGCGGCGGATAAGGAAATTGTCTTCGATGCCGCCATCGGCCCCGAAGCGCCCATTGGTCAGCATGGCGGGCTGTTGTGCCAGTTGTCGATTGTGCAGAACGGCGAGGAGATCGCTCATCGCGTCGCGCAAGGCGGCGTGCTTCGCATCGATGCGCCGCCGCCCGCGCCGGCCGTCGCCGCCGCGCCGACTCCTCCGCCACCGCCCGCTGCCGCGCCTGCCGCGAAGCCCTTGAGTCGCCTCGAGCAATTGCGCAAGCAGGCCGCCGAGAAAGCCGCCGCGGCGAGCAATCCGCCAGCCGCGGGCGAAGCGTCCGGCGGCATGGCCAAGGGGGCGACGCCATGACGCGTGCAGCGATCATCGTGATGGGGGCACTGGTTCATTCGGCATTCGCGGCAAGTCCGACGCGCGACCCACTGCCGACCACCATGCCCGCCGCGGCCCCCGAGCTCCCTGCGATGCAGCGAATTGAAGTTTTCCCGTCCGCCATCGCGCTTCAGGGCGGGCACGATTCGCAGTCGTTTGTCGTGCGCGGCGTTGATGCAACGGGCGTGACGCACGATCTGACGGCCGATGCGTCCTTCAGCATTGCCGATGTGAAGTTGGCCGGCTTGCTGGGCCGCACCGTGGTTCCGGTCGCCGACGGCCAGACAATACTGACAGTATCGTGGCAGTCCCATCGCGTGGACGTTCCCATCATCGTTTCAAGCGCCGCATCGCGACGTCCGGTCGGCTTTCGGCTGGATGTGTTGCCCGCGCTGACCAAGAGCGGCTGCAACAACGGCGCGTGCCACGGGTCCGCCCGTGGGCAGGACGGATTTCACCTGTCGCTGTTCGGCTACGATCCGGCCGGCGACTATCGCACGGTGACGCGCGAGACGCCGGGGCGGCGGCTGAATCCCGCATTGCCGGAAGAGAGCCTGATACTGCTCAAGGCGGTCGGCGGCGCGCCACACACCGGCGGCAAGCTGTTTGAACGGAGCGATGCTCGATACAGGACAATTGTAGAGTGGCTGGCCGCCGGCAGCCCGACCGATTCGCCGGATGTGCCCGTCGTCGTCGGGTTGGAAGTGTTTCCGCAGGACATTGTGCTGGGCGGCGTCGGTCGCTCGCAGTCGCTCGTCGTCCGCGCGGCCTATTCCGACGGCGCCGACCGCGACGTGACCGCTCTGGCGACGTTCATCAGCAACAACGACTTCGCGGTGACCGCGTTCTCCGAGGGCGCGATCCGCGCGGCGCACGCGGGCGAGGCGCTGGTCATGGCCCGTTTCGACGCGCTCACAGTGGGCACGG includes these proteins:
- the ppsE gene encoding Phthiocerol synthesis polyketide synthase type I PpsE, producing MTPRRDGIAIVGMACRYPDARTPSELWENVLAQRRSFRRIPAERMRMEDYFSSDRAAEDRTYSCEAALIEGYEFDRVKFRVSGSQFRSADLAHWMALDIATQALADAGFEGGTDLPKESTGVLLANTLTGDTSRANVLRLRWPYVRRVVGAAMAEQGRTSEEIETFLRTLEPSYKQPFPTVNEETLAGGLSNTIAGRICNHFDLKGGGYTLDGACAASLLAVSNACSAIVAGDLDVAIAGGVDLSLDPFELIGFAKAGALASDDMRVYDARSSGFWPGEGCGFVVLMREEAAIAQGRRIHAVIRGWGVSSDGSGGITRPEPAGQRLALKRAYQRAGFGIDTIGYFEGHGTGTRVGDETELGVLTAARREAGAFGPAAIGSIKANIGHTKAAAGLAGLLKATMAAREAVIPPISGCGEPHALLREKDAALRVARVPEAWDRAEPMRTAVSAMGFGGLNTHVVLESPSREPAARPARRPRRHSFAQDGELFVFTAESAMELREQAARVAAVAPNLSRAELTDLAANLAARTESAKESSAVDAKSPWRGAVVASAPSELAERAARLVEWIDSGETNRIDATGVFLGNGHGSPRIGFVFPGQGCAARRDGGAWRERFETVRDLYETADLPAHGNDVQTDVAQPAIVAAELAALRALERLGIAAQVAAGHSLGELTALHWAGAMDEPALFRVATARGRAMADLPEPHGAMAAIMASADEVEAMAAGTGAVVSAINAPDLTVVSGECAAMAQVMARADARGIGATRLKVSHAFHSPLVSRAAGPLAEQLRRESLRPLSRRVVSTITGRELPADANLEELLVTQVTAPVRFTDAVRRMAHDVDLLIEAGPGRVLGGLIGRFAPTPVVSMDAASDSVRGLLCTAGAVHAIGAPVRVSALFEDRLTRPFDLNRRLRFIASPCESAPILDCAGGVTTPARAPGTGEDVASEATDVAMNSGESALSVVRELVAQKAELPVESVTECSRLLGDLHLNSIVVGQIAVAACKRLGLPAPVSPTAYAGATVGGLAQALDELRATGRETSEDAGSADDAPPAGVDSWVRPFVVTWRERPLRPADAHELDATNEALRERESAALAAAAGDGWRVIAHQLCPFKGRISAALARGGRGAGVLVCVPPQYAESSPAMLLEGARAVLQDNSPARLVIVQDGREGELPGGMGAEAFARTLHLEAPHVAVSVVHVPTAHEKAVEWVMTETRHAEGFREVRYDAQGRRYEPVLTPLTAPIAQSIDVELKEPIARAIGSSEPQPILSPDSTACADGSLNSGDVLLVTGGGKGIAAECAMELALETGVKLALLGRSDPARDTELSANLARFEQSGVAFKYLRADVTDAESVSAAVREAERALGPVTAFLHGAGANTPKLIAELDKQAFNETLLPKVQGARNVLAAVDADRLKLFVAFGSLIARAGMAGEADYAVANDWLGSLVERWGAQHPHCRSLAIEWSVWSGVGMGERLGRIDALARQGIRAITPDEGVRVMKRLFARDTPSRVLVTSRFGDAPTMALEGPSLPFRRFLESPRVYYPGVELIVDANLSPASDPHLDDHVFHGERLFAAVLGLEAMAQTAMAVAGSDAPPNFENVQLAQPIVVPDSGVTIRIAALVRDDGTVDVAVRSAQTGFAVDHFRATCRFGSALIQDRAVSDRMMFAALPPRLNLAPDTDLYGKLLFHTGRFRVVRGYHVLAAKECLAELGEPATDDLVNGSARRWFGSYLPADLMLGCPAARDGTIHAIQACIPHAAILPTGVERIDVYAVRVDTARYVEARERSQCGAEFVYDVRVFAPDGALIEAWHGLKLRAVAPAAQHGALAPVLLAPSLERRAAELLGASVRVALVEERGASQPSANGNGHDGNGTDSATMDRRAQSDAALSELLDSDSRWSRRSDGKLAAQDGRGVTTSHGAGLTLAVAADDATALGCDIEPVTARSPDAWRDLLGAARFALAQQIAGVAGESLDMAATRVWTIIECAAKAGLSHDLPLTLMDFHRDGWLTIRAGRASAMTAAFAASNERPALAVGLLAMNETVGARHAGV
- a CDS encoding acyl-CoA thioesterase YbgC — its product is MRAYECRFVVGFEETNLVGNVYYANHVRWQGRCREMFLRDHAPEVLDELRRGLALVTTRVSCEYLAELTAFDEVLIRMRLAGLTQNQVTMKFEYYRIRGGREELAARGEQQIACMRRRGDEVVPEPLTDGLRKALSAYAE